From one Macaca nemestrina isolate mMacNem1 unplaced genomic scaffold, mMacNem.hap1 Scaffold_112, whole genome shotgun sequence genomic stretch:
- the LOC139361229 gene encoding SH3 domain and tetratricopeptide repeat-containing protein 1-like: protein MPRKAQCVLYHKLQLSLTHKVADKVLEGQILETISQLYLSLGTEWAYKSALDYTKRSLEIFIDLQRKEEAAHAWLQAGKIYYILRQSELVDLYIQVAQNVDLYTGDPNLGLELFEAAGDIFFNGAWEREEGMSFYRDQALPLE, encoded by the exons ATGCCCAGGAAGGCCCAGTGTGTCCTCTACCACAAGCTCCAGCTCTCCCTGACCCACAAAGTGGCCGACAAGGTGCTGGAGGGGCAGATCCTGGAGACCATCAGTCAGCTCTACCTGTCCCTGGGCACGGAGTG GGCCTACAAATCCGCTCTGGACTACACCAAACGAAGTCTGGAGATTTTCATTGACCTCCAGAGGAAAGAGGAGGCGGCGcatgcctggctgcaagcagggaagatctattacatcctgcggcagagcgagctggtggacctgtacatccag gtggcacagaatgtggacctgtacacaggcgaccccaacctggggctggagctgtttgaggcagctggagacatcttcttcaatggggcctgggagcgggaggaaggcatgtccttctaccgg gACCAGGCCCTGCCCCTGGAGTGA